The Aminivibrio pyruvatiphilus genome contains a region encoding:
- a CDS encoding 3-isopropylmalate dehydratase large subunit: MYGQTIAEKILQKHSTEPGKPVKAGDILFCSVDFLMSHDATAPMAIRAFENMGGTKVFDPSKMVLILDHATPAPYERIANLQSMMREFAREQGITFIEGGEGVCHQIVVEKGYLRPGDLALGTDSHTCTYGALGVFATGVGSTDMAAAMYTGKSWFKVPETIRVNLKGTLRKGCSAKDVILKTAGVIGADGANYRSMEFYGEWIDRASLSERLTIANMVVEMGAKCGFPCGPELGISADADARYLMDAEIDLDALVPVVARPHAVDDVCPVSEVRDVAIHQAFLGSCTNGRMEDLREAARILKGKKIAEGVRLIIAPASRQVMLQAMEEGVLTTLIEAGGAVFTPGCGVCVGTHGGVPADGEVVLSTSNRNFKGRMGNNKALIYLASPLTIAASVITGRITDPRELEG; encoded by the coding sequence ATGTACGGACAGACCATTGCGGAAAAAATACTCCAGAAGCACTCGACGGAACCGGGAAAGCCCGTAAAGGCGGGAGACATCCTTTTCTGCAGCGTTGATTTTCTCATGAGCCATGACGCAACGGCGCCGATGGCCATACGGGCTTTCGAAAACATGGGAGGAACAAAGGTTTTTGATCCCTCGAAAATGGTGCTCATTCTTGACCACGCCACCCCCGCTCCCTATGAAAGAATAGCCAACCTTCAGTCCATGATGAGGGAGTTCGCCAGGGAGCAGGGAATAACGTTCATCGAAGGCGGAGAAGGCGTATGCCACCAGATCGTCGTGGAAAAGGGGTACCTCAGGCCCGGAGACCTGGCTCTCGGAACGGATTCCCACACCTGTACCTACGGTGCGCTGGGGGTTTTTGCGACCGGGGTCGGTTCCACCGATATGGCCGCGGCGATGTACACCGGCAAATCGTGGTTCAAGGTTCCGGAAACCATACGGGTGAATCTGAAGGGAACCCTCCGGAAGGGATGTTCGGCGAAAGACGTGATTCTGAAGACCGCCGGAGTTATCGGGGCGGACGGTGCGAATTACAGGAGCATGGAGTTCTACGGAGAGTGGATCGACAGGGCTTCTCTTTCGGAACGCCTGACCATTGCCAACATGGTGGTGGAAATGGGAGCCAAGTGCGGTTTCCCCTGCGGTCCCGAACTGGGAATTTCCGCCGACGCCGATGCCCGGTACCTGATGGATGCGGAAATCGATCTTGACGCCCTAGTACCCGTGGTTGCGAGACCTCACGCGGTCGACGACGTCTGTCCCGTGAGCGAAGTCCGGGACGTGGCCATTCACCAGGCCTTCCTGGGCAGCTGCACGAACGGGAGAATGGAAGACCTCCGCGAGGCCGCGCGAATACTGAAAGGAAAGAAGATTGCAGAAGGCGTGAGGCTTATCATCGCTCCTGCCTCCAGGCAGGTCATGCTCCAGGCCATGGAAGAGGGGGTGCTCACGACGCTCATCGAGGCGGGAGGAGCTGTTTTTACTCCCGGCTGCGGCGTGTGCGTGGGAACCCACGGAGGCGTCCCTGCGGACGGGGAGGTGGTCCTTTCCACCTCCAACCGCAATTTCAAGGGGAGGATGGGAAACAACAAGGCGCTTATCTATCTTGCCTCACCCCTTACCATAGCGGCATCGGTAATCACGGGGCGAATCACGGACCCCAGGGAACTGGAGGGATGA
- a CDS encoding 3-isopropylmalate dehydratase, translating into MKLQGHAVKYGDNISTDLIIAGKHTKTLNVRDLADHAMEDLDPSFGEKISGGGVLVAGTYFGCGSSREQAPVALKEAGVLFIAAKTFSRIFYRNAVNIGLAVVECDTDSIGEGDILEYDVGSDVLKNRSKNLELAVTPLPEIMVEILKEGGVVPYIKKHGGF; encoded by the coding sequence GTGAAACTCCAAGGGCATGCCGTAAAATACGGCGACAACATCAGCACGGATCTCATTATCGCCGGCAAGCACACCAAAACGCTGAATGTCCGGGACCTCGCGGACCATGCGATGGAAGATCTCGATCCTTCCTTCGGTGAGAAGATCAGCGGGGGCGGCGTTCTTGTGGCCGGAACGTATTTCGGCTGCGGATCTTCGAGAGAGCAGGCTCCCGTTGCCTTGAAAGAAGCCGGAGTCCTGTTCATCGCGGCGAAAACCTTTTCCCGCATTTTTTACAGGAATGCGGTCAACATCGGACTTGCCGTGGTCGAATGCGATACCGACTCCATCGGCGAAGGAGATATCCTTGAATATGATGTCGGCTCGGATGTCCTGAAAAACAGGAGCAAAAATCTGGAGCTGGCGGTGACCCCTCTCCCCGAAATAATGGTGGAAATTCTGAAAGAAGGCGGGGTGGTGCCGTATATAAAAAAACACGGCGGATTTTAG
- a CDS encoding Bug family tripartite tricarboxylate transporter substrate binding protein, with protein MCAFLVLFVIAAPSFAAFPDGKPIRIVNPFAAGGAGDVEVRMLAPLMEKHFGVPVVVENMTGAGGRIAYDKMYRETADGHTLFYNNQPALQLGEFLYDGRYKGNEFTYLVNVVNDPRYLLVLKSSPYQTFQDLLETSKKKDISCAVSGLGSSGHLGSVQLVLAGLKHRIVPFDGTAPSKAAFLGGHVTFWIAGYSELKALLADDKIRVLATLNDKRIAPYDYPTLSEMGLPEVAVYNMRGICAPPSLPEDIRALLIEGISKAVNSEEIQKWAAETDRPMLFAAGDDYFKLHEETTKMVLDALPMMKESIGKK; from the coding sequence ATGTGTGCATTTCTGGTCCTGTTTGTCATTGCCGCTCCATCCTTCGCAGCCTTTCCCGACGGAAAGCCGATTCGCATAGTGAATCCTTTCGCCGCCGGGGGAGCTGGAGACGTGGAGGTGCGTATGCTTGCCCCTCTCATGGAGAAGCATTTCGGAGTCCCCGTGGTCGTAGAAAACATGACAGGCGCCGGCGGGCGCATCGCGTACGACAAGATGTACAGGGAAACAGCCGACGGACACACTCTTTTTTACAACAACCAGCCTGCACTGCAGCTGGGAGAGTTCCTGTACGACGGAAGGTACAAGGGGAATGAATTCACCTATCTCGTCAACGTCGTCAACGATCCCCGGTATCTTCTCGTTCTGAAAAGTTCCCCCTACCAGACATTCCAGGATCTTCTCGAAACATCGAAAAAAAAGGACATATCCTGTGCAGTGTCCGGCCTTGGAAGCAGCGGACACCTGGGCAGCGTTCAGCTTGTTCTTGCGGGCCTGAAGCACAGGATAGTGCCTTTCGACGGAACTGCTCCGTCAAAGGCTGCCTTCCTCGGAGGACATGTGACGTTCTGGATTGCCGGCTACAGCGAGCTGAAGGCCCTGCTTGCAGACGACAAAATCAGGGTGCTCGCCACTCTGAACGACAAGCGCATCGCACCCTACGATTATCCGACCCTTTCCGAAATGGGACTGCCGGAAGTTGCTGTCTACAACATGCGGGGCATCTGCGCTCCCCCCAGTCTTCCTGAAGATATCCGGGCTCTTCTCATTGAAGGGATCAGCAAGGCGGTAAATTCGGAAGAAATTCAGAAATGGGCGGCTGAAACGGACAGGCCAATGCTCTTCGCAGCCGGAGACGATTATTTCAAGCTTCATGAAGAGACGACGAAAATGGTGCTGGACGCTCTTCCAATGATGAAAGAGAGCATCGGAAAGAAATAA
- a CDS encoding TAXI family TRAP transporter solute-binding subunit, with protein sequence MKKSMLAVMLLLCVAAAPAFADDVFVRIGTSSVGGGFYLIGNTIAQLGTEVEKSINFTAVTGGSIKNCINLGTKEVELGMVQSSTVNDAWNGTGSFKEPIKTLRYVTAIYPMPAHILVNLDAGIKSIGDFKGKRVDYGSVGQGIEVNVREMMSVYGLTDDDVRIERFGRAEVAEALKVGDSQAHIWTTNAPNAQVTDMIRSGKVGLIGIEADKIREIVEKYPHYAPVTIPGGVYAGYEKDIPVVGAVGSLLTYEDMPEEVIYKITKMIHGNTKFLQERLNYFNSLTLDFALAGMSVPLHPGAKKFYVEAGLIKE encoded by the coding sequence ATGAAAAAAAGTATGCTCGCAGTAATGCTCCTTCTGTGTGTGGCGGCGGCTCCCGCTTTTGCTGACGACGTGTTCGTCCGCATAGGGACGAGCAGCGTGGGCGGAGGATTCTATCTCATCGGCAATACCATCGCCCAGCTCGGAACCGAGGTCGAGAAGAGCATCAACTTCACCGCGGTCACCGGTGGATCCATCAAGAACTGCATCAACCTCGGCACCAAGGAAGTGGAGCTCGGCATGGTGCAGTCCTCCACCGTGAACGATGCCTGGAACGGCACCGGGTCGTTCAAGGAGCCCATCAAGACCCTCCGGTATGTGACGGCCATCTATCCCATGCCCGCCCACATCCTTGTGAACCTTGACGCCGGAATCAAGAGCATCGGCGACTTCAAGGGCAAGAGGGTCGACTATGGTTCGGTCGGACAGGGCATAGAGGTCAACGTCCGTGAAATGATGTCCGTGTACGGCCTTACCGATGACGACGTCAGGATCGAACGTTTCGGCCGCGCCGAAGTGGCCGAGGCCCTGAAGGTGGGCGATTCCCAGGCCCACATCTGGACCACCAATGCGCCGAACGCCCAGGTCACGGACATGATCCGCTCCGGCAAGGTGGGACTCATCGGCATCGAAGCGGACAAGATCAGGGAAATCGTCGAAAAGTATCCCCACTATGCGCCCGTTACGATCCCCGGCGGAGTCTATGCCGGATATGAGAAGGACATCCCCGTGGTGGGCGCCGTCGGTTCGCTCCTCACCTACGAGGACATGCCCGAAGAGGTCATTTACAAGATCACGAAGATGATCCACGGCAACACGAAATTCCTGCAGGAAAGGCTGAATTACTTCAACAGCCTCACCCTCGACTTTGCGCTGGCCGGAATGTCCGTGCCCCTTCACCCCGGCGCGAAGAAGTTTTACGTTGAAGCCGGCCTGATCAAGGAATAG